From a single Cytophagales bacterium WSM2-2 genomic region:
- a CDS encoding membrane protein, protein MKRLFILSILVAGGIVTSCDLTVDPKNSISSSTALIDTKSYEALLVSVYDRYQSYTWGGRDIALMGDALADNAYVETSQAGGRYTGQNINSRNSQFNIWEAYPAINECSIVITTIDNLKLTDPAQQAFAKQLKGEAYFMRALSYFQLANVYGYEPNKVPASGQGQGWDKNVILRLEPVTQGADASLKSRATTTEVYQAIESDLQNAITLLPKEAAHTGVYRANLGAAYALLGKVYLYWEKWSQADANFILALQNTTAAKIPAGAASYANSFKNVPHVESLFEIQYVQAVEVAGVTGVNGAPYTYTQPTTKNAAALATFGGMTPSVELLALFEPGDSRLATFFVSATGTSGATSYTWCNKYNSANGIYTDNIKVIRYSDIILMRAEALAEQGLYPQAQALVASLRTDRGAVNPTPADASIINFILDERRRELFFEGQRWFDLKRKGRPITKPAKTGVGTIAYEDYRLLAPIPTVEVTLNPDGLPQNPNY, encoded by the coding sequence ATGAAAAGACTATTTATATTATCAATATTAGTGGCGGGAGGTATTGTTACTTCGTGTGATCTTACCGTAGACCCTAAGAACTCGATCTCGTCTTCGACAGCGCTGATCGATACTAAAAGTTATGAAGCACTTTTAGTATCTGTTTACGACCGATACCAGTCTTATACCTGGGGAGGAAGAGACATAGCCCTGATGGGAGATGCGCTCGCAGATAATGCGTATGTAGAAACATCTCAAGCTGGTGGACGTTATACCGGACAGAATATAAATTCACGTAACAGTCAATTTAATATTTGGGAAGCTTATCCGGCTATCAATGAATGTAGCATTGTTATTACGACAATTGATAACCTGAAACTTACTGACCCGGCTCAACAGGCCTTTGCAAAACAATTGAAAGGAGAGGCATACTTTATGAGGGCCTTATCGTATTTTCAACTGGCAAATGTTTATGGTTATGAGCCCAATAAAGTGCCTGCAAGTGGTCAGGGACAAGGATGGGATAAGAATGTTATTTTACGTTTAGAACCTGTGACTCAAGGAGCTGATGCTTCTTTGAAATCACGAGCCACCACGACAGAGGTATATCAAGCCATTGAAAGTGATTTGCAAAATGCCATAACTCTCCTGCCTAAAGAAGCAGCCCATACTGGTGTTTATCGGGCGAATTTGGGTGCTGCGTATGCTCTTCTAGGCAAGGTGTATTTATATTGGGAAAAGTGGTCTCAAGCAGACGCTAATTTCATTTTGGCTTTGCAAAATACGACAGCAGCGAAGATTCCAGCAGGTGCAGCCTCTTATGCCAATTCATTTAAAAATGTGCCTCATGTGGAGTCTTTATTTGAAATCCAATACGTTCAAGCTGTTGAGGTAGCAGGTGTTACGGGTGTTAACGGAGCTCCTTATACATACACCCAACCAACGACAAAAAATGCGGCAGCCTTGGCTACTTTTGGAGGGATGACTCCTTCCGTCGAATTACTTGCGCTTTTCGAGCCTGGTGATAGCCGACTTGCTACTTTCTTCGTCTCAGCTACAGGTACTTCTGGAGCCACTTCCTACACGTGGTGCAATAAGTATAATAGTGCCAATGGGATCTATACTGACAATATTAAAGTGATTAGATACTCTGATATTATTTTGATGAGGGCCGAAGCTTTGGCAGAACAAGGGCTATATCCACAAGCTCAAGCACTTGTGGCGAGTTTGAGGACTGATCGTGGAGCTGTGAATCCCACACCCGCTGATGCATCAATTATCAACTTCATTCTCGACGAAAGAAGAAGGGAGTTGTTTTTTGAAGGTCAAAGGTGGTTTGACCTGAAAAGAAAAGGGCGGCCAATTACTAAGCCAGCTAAAACGGGTGTAGGTACTATAGCATACGAAGACTATCGCTTATTGGCTCCTATCCCTACTGTAGAGGTTACGCTTAATCCAGATGGCCTACCTCAAAACCCTAATTATTAA
- a CDS encoding SusC/RagA family TonB-linked outer membrane protein — MVLVLMLVSSIAWSQSRTVSGKVTSAEDGSPIPGVNVVQKGTTNGTSTDANGAFSLSISDASATLVFSFIGLRTQEVEVANKTVIDVPMTSDITQLSEVVVTGYATQTKREITGSISSVKGQVFESLPMQTFDRAIQGRAAGVQVTSGGGQPGSGVTVNIRGTGTISGTTQPLYIIDGVQLTPGTLNGVSSSNALSSINPADIENIEILKDAAAASIYGALAGNGVVIITTKKGKSGAAKVKASVQYGISQQYNPYKVLNADQWLSLKEEAFGNQAVRQGNTYQSGVNQAKTLYDYDGDPNTPNQSTDWVRAILRTGKIKQYDISLSGGDEKTKFFISGSLNNTEGTIIASSFMRGTLRANLEHKINKIFSLEASLSLTGSDTQGPSANQGFFVNTPFTGALFVSPYSPIYNPDGTYNTTNIVGSSSFNIVQLVTQEKRKSGTFQTVSNLAFNAQIIPGLRFRAFAGVDFSDVKDYNYRPASIPGYAPGTGSETFRRNPNWNTNYTLTYNKKLNDIHNIGVVAGYEYREVNQTTLGSATQGFANPAFTLLSSGATPTSATSTFTGYKLAGVFANLKYDYKDKYLASATIRYDGSSRFGASNRYGAFYGLSAGWRMKSEDFMSNVNFIDDLKIRGSYGVVGVQPQITATATQNSDFLSLSLYGNGNQYNGLGGIRPVQLANGALSWEQAATLDFGLDFAIWGSRISGSVDFWKKNNTGILLPRQLPADSGFPNIYKNGGEIENKGIDFELTSVNVNNGGFKWSTSFNITFIQNKLLSLYDGLTVSTISGQRYVVGQPLNILYTYKYAGVNPADGRPMYYDINGNTTYSPKTTDQQIIGSQNPKFYGGFANSFSYKGFSLEVFFNYQYGNNAFLQAAQILEAEGSGLDNQNINQLSRWTTPGQITGVPRAYQGATEPGGFNPTNLSSRYIQTASYIRLKQVTLNYRVPSTIASRMKMSGLNLFVQAINLATFTNYRGDDPEQATSNNLNAYPNPKSITGGITIEF; from the coding sequence ATGGTGCTTGTGCTGATGCTCGTATCGAGTATAGCATGGTCACAATCGCGAACGGTCTCCGGAAAAGTGACGTCTGCTGAAGACGGATCACCAATACCCGGAGTAAATGTTGTTCAAAAAGGAACAACCAATGGTACTTCAACCGATGCAAACGGAGCTTTCTCGCTTTCCATTTCAGACGCTTCGGCTACTCTTGTTTTCTCTTTTATTGGTCTTCGAACTCAAGAAGTTGAAGTTGCTAATAAGACAGTCATCGATGTGCCAATGACATCTGATATTACTCAACTTTCCGAAGTGGTAGTGACTGGTTATGCAACTCAGACAAAAAGAGAAATTACCGGCTCAATTAGCTCTGTTAAAGGCCAGGTTTTTGAAAGTCTTCCGATGCAAACCTTTGATAGAGCCATACAAGGAAGAGCAGCCGGAGTTCAGGTGACATCAGGTGGCGGTCAACCTGGAAGTGGAGTTACGGTAAACATCCGCGGAACAGGTACAATTAGCGGTACTACTCAGCCTTTGTACATTATTGACGGTGTACAGTTGACCCCAGGTACTTTGAACGGAGTGTCATCATCGAATGCACTTTCTTCCATCAATCCTGCTGATATAGAGAACATTGAGATTTTAAAGGATGCTGCTGCTGCTTCAATCTACGGAGCCTTAGCAGGTAACGGAGTTGTAATTATAACTACGAAGAAAGGGAAATCCGGAGCAGCTAAAGTAAAAGCCTCAGTTCAATATGGTATATCTCAACAATACAACCCTTATAAGGTTTTGAATGCTGATCAGTGGTTGTCACTGAAGGAAGAGGCTTTCGGAAATCAGGCTGTACGTCAAGGTAACACCTATCAATCAGGGGTTAATCAAGCCAAGACGTTGTATGATTATGATGGTGATCCAAATACACCTAATCAAAGCACGGATTGGGTGAGAGCTATTCTTAGAACCGGCAAGATTAAGCAATATGATATCTCTCTGAGTGGCGGAGATGAAAAGACCAAGTTCTTCATTTCGGGTTCACTTAACAATACAGAGGGAACTATTATTGCATCAAGTTTTATGAGGGGAACTTTGAGGGCAAATCTCGAGCATAAAATAAATAAGATTTTCTCGCTTGAGGCGTCTCTTTCGTTAACAGGCTCGGATACACAAGGTCCAAGTGCCAATCAGGGATTCTTCGTGAATACACCGTTTACCGGAGCCCTCTTCGTTTCACCGTATTCTCCAATTTATAACCCTGACGGGACCTATAATACTACCAATATTGTTGGGTCTTCATCATTTAACATTGTACAACTTGTAACTCAGGAAAAGAGAAAGTCTGGTACTTTCCAAACGGTTTCTAATTTGGCATTTAATGCACAAATAATTCCCGGACTTCGCTTCAGGGCTTTTGCAGGGGTTGATTTCTCGGACGTAAAAGACTATAACTATAGGCCGGCATCGATTCCAGGTTATGCTCCAGGAACTGGCTCGGAAACGTTTAGAAGAAATCCCAACTGGAATACAAACTACACCCTGACTTATAACAAAAAACTGAATGATATTCACAATATCGGGGTAGTCGCAGGATATGAGTACAGGGAAGTTAATCAAACTACATTGGGCTCAGCTACACAGGGATTTGCCAATCCAGCATTTACATTGTTAAGTAGTGGTGCCACTCCAACATCTGCTACTTCGACATTTACTGGCTACAAACTGGCTGGTGTTTTTGCGAATTTAAAGTACGATTATAAAGACAAGTACTTGGCAAGCGCAACCATCAGATATGACGGCTCATCGAGGTTTGGAGCAAGCAATAGGTATGGAGCTTTTTATGGCCTTTCTGCCGGATGGAGGATGAAATCTGAAGATTTCATGTCAAATGTTAACTTCATCGATGACCTTAAAATTCGTGGAAGCTATGGAGTGGTGGGCGTTCAACCTCAGATTACCGCAACAGCTACTCAAAACAGCGACTTCCTTTCACTTTCCTTGTATGGAAACGGTAACCAATACAATGGTTTAGGTGGAATCAGACCTGTCCAGTTAGCAAACGGTGCTCTAAGTTGGGAGCAGGCAGCTACACTCGATTTCGGTTTAGATTTTGCTATTTGGGGTAGTAGGATATCTGGTAGTGTTGATTTCTGGAAAAAGAATAATACCGGCATATTGTTACCACGTCAGTTGCCAGCTGACTCCGGTTTCCCTAACATCTACAAGAATGGTGGCGAAATCGAGAATAAAGGTATCGATTTTGAACTCACCTCTGTCAATGTCAATAATGGTGGCTTTAAATGGTCAACTAGTTTCAACATCACCTTTATTCAGAACAAATTGTTATCGCTATACGATGGGTTGACAGTAAGTACTATTAGCGGACAAAGGTATGTGGTTGGTCAGCCTTTGAATATATTGTACACATACAAGTACGCGGGAGTTAATCCTGCTGATGGTCGGCCTATGTATTATGACATAAACGGCAATACTACTTATAGCCCGAAGACGACAGATCAGCAAATTATCGGAAGCCAGAACCCTAAGTTTTATGGTGGATTTGCAAACTCCTTCTCGTATAAAGGATTCTCACTTGAAGTATTCTTTAATTACCAGTATGGTAATAATGCGTTTTTGCAAGCAGCTCAGATTCTTGAAGCAGAAGGTTCAGGACTGGATAATCAGAATATTAATCAGTTATCCAGATGGACCACACCTGGGCAAATTACCGGTGTTCCCAGGGCTTATCAAGGTGCGACAGAGCCAGGAGGTTTCAATCCAACCAACTTGTCTTCACGATACATTCAGACAGCATCGTACATCAGGTTAAAGCAGGTTACTCTAAATTATCGAGTTCCTTCAACGATAGCTTCTAGAATGAAAATGAGTGGCCTGAACTTGTTTGTGCAAGCGATCAACTTGGCAACATTTACAAATTATCGTGGTGATGATCCTGAACAGGCAACAAGTAACAACCTAAACGCTTACCCTAATCCTAAGTCGATTACGGGAGGAATTACAATCGAATTTTAA
- a CDS encoding SusC/RagA family TonB-linked outer membrane protein — translation MGRILRFKIVVALVFFTSIAWAQTRTVSGKVTSKDDGAALPGVNVVVKGTSNGTTTDSDGKYALALPESGGALVFSFIGLRTEEIEIGDRTTVDVQLNLDVSQLQEVVVTAQGLAREKKALGYSVSTVNKEQLEARPVNDISAVLRGKVPGVVINPTGGMAGSGSSINIRGFSSLTGNTQPLWVVDGVPFNSDTNQNSGFSTGGAATASSRFLDLDPNTIQSVTVLSGLAAATRYGDQGRNGVILVTTKSGSTKAGKPELTFQQSTSFSKIASLPDFQNSYGAGFQQLYGAFFSNWGPNFKEIDSVAHPFQNLSDPTLQYAYPEYFFKRIPYVAAPNIGGFFRTGVVSNTSVGISGGTNKLGYNINIANTSEQGYTPGNDLKRLNITTGFNTAVTDKFSIKYSVLYSNTDIASPPLNTATGGGAANNGVPSLYANFLYTPRNIDILNMPYETPAPDHKSIFYRTGNDIPNAIWISKYAKETDVTNRFFNSASFVYDFTDRLSLTYKAGYDTYTEKQTRGINRGIGPTYAVPDRGIYQVNNITNSIWNHDIIISYQKQISNSINMTGLLGGNARNDVYARDGIYTEGQSVFGVLQTYNFTTSSSRDIGFGGNYISSKREQQRYGVYADFSFDYRNFLYLNLQGRNDWNSALEKGHNTLFYPSASVAFDATEAFSSIKSSQLNFLKLRVGYGTSANFGTPYSTRTIVSQNLRGYLPFGTTTTVPGQTYGTTLGNPKLNPELQQEIEVGVEAKLFNNRVTLDVSAYQRTTKDLITLAPVDPSTGYSRTWANVGKLENKGINFALSGTALKLDNGLQWDVTWNFTKVSPKVLELGNGISEIVLAGFTTRGNFAMPGQPTNIIKGLAPLKDPNGNSIVGPDGLYIVDPNIQILGNPNPDYLTTLINSVSFKGFTFAFQFDYRKGGKMYASTPSAVIGRGVSADVDYNHDLTFVLPGVRQAGFEADGVTAHYIKNDMQITASDYGFNTQFNGTDAAAMFDGTTIRLREVSLRYTLPTSWFGRKLPLKGASIMLTGNNLWFNAVNVPKHVNFDPEVSSQGVGNGLGFDYLTGPSVKRYGAVLRLTF, via the coding sequence ATGGGCAGAATTTTACGATTTAAAATCGTGGTTGCACTCGTATTCTTTACGAGTATAGCCTGGGCACAAACGCGAACGGTCTCTGGCAAGGTGACATCTAAAGATGATGGAGCCGCATTGCCAGGGGTGAATGTTGTAGTAAAGGGGACCTCCAATGGTACAACTACAGATTCGGACGGTAAGTATGCGCTTGCATTACCTGAAAGTGGTGGCGCACTTGTCTTCTCTTTTATCGGTCTTAGGACTGAAGAGATTGAGATCGGGGATAGAACGACAGTTGATGTCCAGTTAAACCTTGACGTAAGCCAGCTCCAGGAGGTCGTTGTTACTGCACAAGGACTTGCCCGAGAAAAAAAGGCTCTCGGTTATTCTGTGAGTACAGTCAACAAGGAGCAACTTGAAGCACGTCCAGTCAACGACATCTCAGCGGTACTTCGCGGGAAGGTTCCAGGCGTGGTAATCAACCCGACTGGAGGAATGGCCGGATCGGGATCAAGCATTAACATTCGGGGTTTTTCTTCCCTTACAGGAAATACCCAACCACTTTGGGTTGTTGATGGAGTGCCGTTCAATTCGGATACCAACCAGAATTCAGGTTTTTCAACTGGGGGTGCCGCTACAGCATCAAGCCGCTTCCTGGACCTGGACCCTAATACGATTCAAAGCGTGACTGTTCTTTCAGGTCTGGCAGCAGCAACCCGTTATGGTGATCAGGGAAGGAATGGTGTAATCCTTGTAACAACAAAATCCGGGAGCACGAAGGCTGGTAAGCCCGAACTTACATTTCAACAGTCAACTTCCTTTTCTAAGATCGCTTCGCTGCCTGACTTCCAAAATTCATATGGAGCAGGATTTCAGCAACTTTATGGGGCATTCTTCAGCAACTGGGGACCTAACTTTAAGGAAATTGATTCTGTAGCTCACCCGTTTCAAAACTTATCAGACCCAACGTTGCAGTATGCATATCCTGAGTATTTTTTTAAACGGATTCCATATGTAGCCGCTCCCAATATTGGTGGTTTTTTCAGGACAGGAGTTGTTTCAAATACTTCTGTTGGTATCTCGGGTGGAACCAATAAACTTGGATACAACATCAATATTGCTAATACCTCAGAACAAGGTTACACTCCAGGAAATGATTTAAAGAGGCTGAACATTACTACCGGCTTCAATACTGCAGTAACAGATAAATTTTCAATCAAGTACAGTGTACTCTACTCCAATACGGATATCGCTTCACCTCCATTAAATACAGCTACAGGTGGTGGAGCTGCAAATAACGGAGTTCCGTCATTGTATGCTAACTTCTTGTATACACCCAGGAACATTGATATCCTGAATATGCCTTATGAAACTCCGGCCCCGGACCATAAAAGTATCTTTTACAGAACCGGTAATGACATCCCGAACGCAATTTGGATTTCCAAATACGCGAAGGAGACAGACGTAACTAATCGCTTCTTTAATTCGGCAAGTTTCGTGTATGATTTCACTGATCGACTCAGCCTTACCTACAAGGCAGGTTATGATACGTATACAGAAAAGCAAACCCGGGGTATCAATCGCGGGATCGGCCCAACGTATGCAGTTCCTGATCGTGGAATTTATCAAGTCAATAATATCACGAACTCCATATGGAACCACGACATCATAATCTCTTATCAAAAGCAGATTTCTAACTCCATCAACATGACCGGATTGTTGGGTGGGAATGCCAGGAATGACGTGTATGCCAGGGATGGAATTTATACAGAAGGCCAATCTGTATTTGGTGTTCTACAGACCTATAATTTTACCACATCTTCTTCGAGAGACATTGGCTTTGGAGGCAATTATATTTCCAGCAAAAGAGAGCAGCAACGTTATGGTGTGTACGCAGATTTCTCTTTTGACTATAGAAATTTCCTTTACCTGAACCTTCAGGGCAGGAATGACTGGAACTCAGCACTTGAGAAGGGACATAACACACTGTTTTACCCAAGTGCCAGTGTAGCCTTTGATGCCACAGAAGCATTCTCATCAATCAAATCGTCTCAACTTAATTTCTTGAAATTAAGGGTCGGCTATGGTACATCAGCCAATTTTGGTACACCCTACTCTACCCGCACTATTGTCAGTCAAAACCTCCGGGGATATTTGCCTTTTGGTACAACGACCACAGTTCCTGGACAAACCTATGGAACAACATTGGGTAATCCGAAGCTAAACCCTGAACTCCAACAAGAAATTGAAGTAGGCGTTGAGGCGAAATTATTCAACAATAGGGTAACATTGGATGTAAGTGCGTACCAGAGAACAACCAAAGATCTGATAACGCTGGCACCGGTAGATCCATCAACAGGTTACTCACGTACGTGGGCCAACGTAGGAAAATTGGAGAACAAGGGTATCAACTTTGCATTGAGTGGCACTGCTTTAAAATTAGACAATGGACTACAATGGGATGTGACCTGGAATTTTACAAAAGTCAGCCCCAAAGTACTTGAGCTTGGTAACGGCATCAGCGAAATTGTACTGGCAGGTTTCACAACACGCGGAAATTTTGCAATGCCAGGACAGCCAACTAACATTATTAAGGGGCTGGCCCCTTTGAAAGATCCAAACGGGAATAGTATTGTAGGCCCTGATGGCCTTTATATTGTTGACCCAAATATTCAGATACTTGGAAATCCGAACCCGGATTATCTGACAACGCTGATCAACAGTGTTTCATTCAAAGGATTCACATTCGCGTTCCAGTTTGACTATCGCAAAGGAGGAAAGATGTATGCTTCAACTCCTTCAGCTGTGATAGGACGTGGTGTTAGCGCAGACGTTGACTATAATCACGACCTGACGTTCGTATTGCCAGGTGTAAGACAAGCTGGTTTCGAAGCCGATGGTGTAACTGCTCATTACATTAAGAATGATATGCAGATCACTGCTTCAGATTACGGATTCAACACGCAGTTTAACGGAACGGATGCTGCTGCGATGTTTGACGGAACCACAATTCGTCTGCGTGAAGTTTCTTTGCGCTATACACTACCAACGTCATGGTTCGGCCGCAAGTTGCCGCTCAAAGGAGCTTCGATCATGCTTACTGGCAACAATCTCTGGTTTAATGCCGTGAATGTTCCTAAGCACGTAAATTTTGATCCGGAAGTTTCCAGCCAGGGTGTGGGCAATGGTCTTGGTTTCGATTACCTGACAGGGCCTAGCGTGAAGAGGTACGGTGCAGTGCTGAGACTTACTTTCTAA
- the lpxB gene encoding lipid-A-disaccharide synthase translates to MKLYLIAGERSGDLHGSNLTKALKAKDSTLLLRGFGGDEMKKAGVDIFVHYEQLAFMGFVALLTNIFTIFKYIRLCKNDIAEFKPDAIILIDYGGFNRRIAKYGKKRGIKVFYYITPKVWAWYQSRAFELQRNIDRMFVILPFEKNFFKEKCNWDVDYVGNPVLDAIKSFNPDPDFGIKNRIDRSKKIVALLPGSRKMELKRIVPLMAEVVKQNPGYQFIVAAVSNLSTGLYGELATIENVKFVKDASYDLLTMADAAIVTSGTATLETGIFKVPQVVVYKMGALEYQLVSRLVKVKFISLVNLIAGKEVIKELIQDAAQQEQVNSELQLLLSDTHYRSTMLAEYSSIFKTLDTGSASENTARLMLEALK, encoded by the coding sequence ATGAAATTATATCTCATAGCCGGTGAACGGTCTGGCGATTTGCACGGAAGCAATTTGACCAAAGCGCTGAAAGCGAAAGATTCTACATTGTTGCTCCGGGGTTTCGGTGGTGACGAAATGAAGAAAGCGGGAGTGGATATTTTTGTTCACTACGAACAACTGGCTTTCATGGGATTCGTAGCTCTCCTGACTAATATCTTTACCATTTTTAAATACATCCGCCTCTGTAAAAACGATATCGCGGAATTTAAACCGGATGCAATTATCCTGATCGACTATGGTGGATTCAATCGCAGGATTGCGAAATATGGAAAGAAAAGAGGCATCAAAGTTTTTTACTACATCACTCCCAAAGTGTGGGCATGGTATCAGAGTCGTGCATTTGAATTGCAACGTAATATTGACAGGATGTTCGTGATCCTTCCTTTTGAAAAGAATTTTTTTAAGGAGAAATGCAATTGGGACGTTGATTATGTAGGTAATCCGGTTTTGGATGCAATCAAGTCATTTAATCCTGATCCTGATTTTGGAATCAAAAATAGAATTGACAGATCTAAAAAAATAGTGGCTCTTCTTCCAGGTAGCCGAAAAATGGAACTTAAACGAATCGTTCCATTGATGGCAGAAGTAGTTAAACAAAATCCTGGATATCAATTTATTGTAGCTGCTGTTAGCAACCTGAGTACAGGGCTCTATGGCGAACTGGCTACTATTGAAAACGTAAAATTTGTCAAAGACGCATCGTATGATTTGCTAACAATGGCTGACGCAGCCATTGTTACTTCAGGTACTGCAACATTGGAGACTGGTATTTTTAAAGTACCGCAAGTGGTAGTTTACAAGATGGGCGCCCTGGAATATCAACTGGTCAGTAGACTGGTAAAGGTAAAGTTCATCTCTCTGGTCAATCTAATTGCGGGTAAAGAAGTAATTAAAGAGTTGATTCAGGATGCTGCACAGCAGGAGCAGGTTAATAGCGAACTGCAATTGCTGCTGAGCGATACTCACTACCGGTCTACTATGCTGGCGGAATATTCTTCGATTTTTAAAACGCTGGATACCGGATCTGCATCGGAAAACACTGCCCGCCTGATGTTGGAAGCGCTGAAATAA
- the hldD gene encoding ADP-L-glycero-D-manno-heptose-6-epimerase: MIVVTGAAGFIGSFLVKRLNQDNFNNIIAVDKFGDPAKEKNLAGSKVKEFVERDEFMKWVDKNYELVDFIFHIGAKTDTAEFDTVLLNRMNTQYTKDIWTRCIQYQIPLVYASSAATYGLGENGYDDDESKINSLKPLNPYGQSKQDFDLWALHQKEKPFYWAGLKFFNVYGPNEYHKGRMASVILHAYNQIGNTDKMKLFRSHNPDFKDGEQMRDFVYVKDVVDVCMFLMHHRKNSGIYNLGSGKARTFLDLVKAVFKAMGKEEKIEFIDTPADIRDKYQYFTEANMQKLNAIGYSKPFHSLEEGTEDYVKNYLSKLS; this comes from the coding sequence ATGATCGTAGTTACCGGTGCCGCAGGTTTTATCGGGAGTTTTTTGGTGAAGCGACTTAACCAGGACAACTTCAATAATATCATTGCTGTTGACAAGTTTGGAGATCCTGCCAAGGAAAAAAACCTGGCAGGCTCGAAAGTCAAGGAATTTGTTGAGCGTGATGAGTTCATGAAGTGGGTTGACAAAAACTATGAGCTCGTCGATTTCATTTTCCATATCGGTGCAAAGACCGACACAGCCGAATTCGACACGGTACTGCTCAATCGGATGAATACGCAATACACCAAAGACATTTGGACGCGATGCATCCAGTATCAGATCCCATTGGTTTATGCCTCTTCCGCAGCCACGTACGGTTTAGGTGAGAACGGGTATGATGATGATGAATCAAAAATAAATTCTTTAAAGCCTCTGAATCCTTATGGTCAGTCAAAACAGGATTTCGATCTGTGGGCGCTGCATCAAAAAGAAAAACCTTTTTACTGGGCCGGCCTGAAATTTTTCAATGTGTACGGTCCTAATGAATACCACAAAGGCCGCATGGCATCAGTGATCTTGCATGCCTACAATCAAATTGGCAATACAGACAAGATGAAATTATTCCGCTCTCACAACCCCGATTTTAAAGACGGTGAACAGATGCGGGATTTTGTGTATGTGAAGGATGTAGTTGACGTCTGCATGTTTCTTATGCATCACAGGAAAAATTCCGGCATCTATAATCTGGGCTCGGGAAAAGCCCGTACATTCCTGGATTTGGTCAAGGCTGTATTCAAAGCTATGGGCAAAGAAGAGAAAATTGAATTCATCGATACACCCGCCGATATCCGGGATAAATATCAATACTTCACCGAGGCTAATATGCAAAAGCTGAACGCGATTGGATACTCAAAGCCATTTCATTCGCTTGAAGAGGGAACAGAAGACTACGTGAAGAATTATTTAAGCAAGCTCAGTTAA
- a CDS encoding 6-carboxy-5,6,7,8-tetrahydropterin synthase codes for MIYVSRQEHFNAAHKLYNPAWTKEKNVDVFGPCANENWHGHNYDLIVTVKGNPDPETGFVIDLKKLSILIREEVIDHLDHKNLNLDVPFMKGKMASTEILTQEIWRILASKVPSITQFGKLHSVKLYETPRNFVEYFGE; via the coding sequence ATGATCTACGTCAGTCGCCAGGAGCACTTCAATGCGGCACACAAGCTCTACAATCCGGCCTGGACTAAGGAAAAGAATGTTGATGTATTTGGCCCCTGTGCCAATGAGAACTGGCATGGGCATAATTATGACCTCATCGTCACGGTGAAAGGAAATCCTGACCCGGAAACAGGCTTTGTTATTGACCTGAAGAAACTAAGTATACTCATTCGTGAAGAAGTAATTGACCACCTGGATCATAAAAATCTGAATCTTGATGTCCCCTTCATGAAAGGGAAGATGGCCAGCACAGAAATTCTGACCCAGGAAATTTGGCGTATTCTAGCTTCGAAGGTCCCATCGATAACTCAATTCGGGAAACTCCATTCTGTGAAACTTTACGAGACTCCCCGCAATTTTGTGGAGTATTTTGGCGAATGA